A window of the Brassica napus cultivar Da-Ae chromosome A2, Da-Ae, whole genome shotgun sequence genome harbors these coding sequences:
- the LOC125581504 gene encoding F-box protein At1g30790-like, with translation MNSHHKKELFESRDEGDKSPPGNKLQLLPLDMEVEILTRLPVKSLMKFLCVSKTWSSLIRSQTFAASYYARSYETRSRFRVFVHGGAQRLLIFSGEEETFSSSLDANLDMTVPSVTLALGGSKCTSVHGFFGCCHGSNFTICNPSTGQIITFPCKGPYTSLGYDPVDDQFKALTLVPALYSNPSFIVHEVITLGGRGGRGVVSRSNVTSPTYCPMTKGLNINGFMYFGAWAPSHRTTPVFVCFDVRYERILSFITTPKDVLVCEAFSILIEYKGKLAVIVPRPSGDPCFDCFDLWILEDVTKHEWSKQTFELPLSLPFTAGMGKRMISQGTNKAGEIICIC, from the coding sequence ATGAATAGCCATCACAAAAAAGAACTCTTCGAGTCCAGGGACGAAGGGGACAAGAGCCCCCCAGGTAATAAGCTACAACTCCTCCCTTTAGATATGGAGGTGGAGATACTGACTAGATTACCCGTGAAGTCTCTTATGAAGTTCCTATGCGTGTCCAAGACTTGGTCTTCCCTTATCCGAAGCCAAACATTCGCCGCTTCTTACTACGCTAGGTCCTATGAGACGCGTTCGAGGTTTAGGGTATTCGTCCATGGTGGTGCCCAGCGTCTCCTCATCTTCTCGGGAGAGGAGGaaactttctcttcttctttggatGCCAATCTAGACATGACAGTACCCTCAGTGACCTTGGCTCTCGGCGGCTCCAAGTGTACTTCCGTCCACGGCTTTTTCGGCTGTTGTCATGGTTCAAATTTCACTATATGTAACCCTAGCACGGGGCAAATCATTACCTTTCCCTGCAAGGGACCGTACACATCCTTGGGATACGATCCTGTTGATGATCAGTTCAAAGCGTTGACCCTGGTGCCAGCTCTGTATAGTAACCCTAGTTTCATAGTGCACGAGGTTATAACACTTGGAGgacgaggaggaagaggagtAGTATCTCGTAGTAATGTTACCTCTCCAACTTATTGCCCTATGACGAAGGGACTAAACATTAATGGTTTCATGTATTTTGGTGCTTGGGCTCCAAGTCACAGAACGACTCCtgtgtttgtgtgttttgaTGTTAGATATGAGAGGATACTAAGTTTTATCACAACGCCTAAGGATGTCCTGGTTTGTGAGGCTTTTTCAATATTGATAGAATACAAAGGGAAGCTAGCTGTCATCGTACCACGCCCTTCTGGTGATCCTTGTTTCGACTGTTTTGATCTGTGGATACTGGAGGATGTGACGAAACATGAGTGGTCCAAACAAACATTTGAGCTTCCCTTGTCTCTTCCCTTCACTGCTGGAATGGGTAAGAGAATGATCTCCCAGGGAACCAACAAGGCTGGTGAAATCATTTGCATTTGCTGA